Proteins encoded within one genomic window of Lysinibacillus sphaericus:
- the flgM gene encoding flagellar biosynthesis anti-sigma factor FlgM: MKITSYGVNAVNAYKNQVRNVKSDTNKASFADKIEISKAAQNMQGVTTYSAERAERVQQLKADIDSGEYKVNARKVAEDMLKYYRF; this comes from the coding sequence ATGAAAATCACATCTTATGGTGTTAATGCAGTAAATGCCTATAAAAATCAAGTACGCAATGTGAAATCTGACACAAATAAAGCGTCATTTGCTGATAAAATTGAAATTTCAAAAGCCGCTCAGAACATGCAAGGTGTTACTACTTACAGTGCAGAACGTGCAGAGCGTGTGCAACAGTTAAAGGCAGATATTGATTCTGGAGAATATAAGGTCAATGCTCGTAAAGTTGCTGAAGATATGCTGAAATACTATCGTTTCTAG
- the flgL gene encoding flagellar hook-associated protein FlgL has translation MRVTQSMLSNNMLLNLNNNYGKLSKLQNQINSGSKITRPSDDPVVAVKGMGYRRDLGQVEQYSRNMNEVNNWLDTSDESLNQVGEQMKRVRELVIQAANDTNTPDDRAKIKSEMDQIQKQIQDIANTKVGDRYIFSGTKTGQPLFLNGAINTANINTEDVKIEVYDGIQMNVNTVGKDLFKNVDDMMSKIVGLLDPNRVPLATGEEISSTLGGVSTTSTSDDITNMHNKILEAQADVGARQNRVELMENRLSIREISVTKQLSNNEDVDYAKAITQMVTSEAIHQASLSVGSKIIQQTLVDFIR, from the coding sequence ATGCGCGTAACACAATCTATGTTATCGAATAACATGCTTCTGAACTTAAATAATAACTACGGGAAACTGTCGAAGCTACAAAATCAAATAAATTCAGGTTCTAAAATTACAAGACCTTCAGATGACCCAGTAGTGGCAGTAAAAGGTATGGGCTATCGACGTGATTTAGGACAAGTTGAACAATATTCACGAAACATGAATGAAGTGAATAACTGGCTAGATACATCTGATGAGTCATTAAATCAAGTAGGCGAACAAATGAAGCGAGTACGTGAGCTTGTTATTCAAGCAGCAAACGATACAAATACACCAGATGATCGAGCGAAGATTAAATCTGAAATGGATCAAATTCAAAAACAAATTCAAGATATAGCCAACACAAAAGTAGGAGACCGTTATATATTCAGCGGTACAAAGACAGGACAACCGCTATTTTTAAATGGGGCAATTAACACAGCGAATATCAATACCGAAGATGTAAAAATTGAAGTATATGATGGCATTCAAATGAACGTAAATACTGTAGGAAAAGATTTATTTAAAAATGTTGATGATATGATGAGTAAAATTGTTGGGCTGTTAGACCCGAATAGAGTTCCACTTGCTACAGGAGAAGAAATCAGCTCTACATTAGGTGGCGTTTCAACTACAAGTACATCAGATGATATTACAAACATGCATAATAAAATACTGGAAGCTCAAGCCGATGTGGGAGCGCGCCAAAATCGCGTGGAATTAATGGAAAATCGCTTATCAATTCGTGAAATTAGCGTGACGAAGCAATTATCGAATAACGAAGATGTCGATTATGCAAAAGCTATAACACAAATGGTAACATCAGAAGCAATTCATCAGGCATCATTGTCTGTGGGCTCTAAAATAATTCAGCAAACTTTAGTCGATTTTATTAGATAA
- a CDS encoding DEAD/DEAH box helicase: protein MNYKGWLLPPALRDFHEGRIWLKEHTPFAKYDMEQAINRKYFFIIEGIQKIPRLRCNRCYNDNPHDFVEYECSKCLQRCVYCRHCLKMGRVSSCTPLLIWKGPKACRIKQHPLLWTGQLTAQQQRAADELLESVIAGKSHLLNAVCGAGKTELLFQSVHYALEKGLRVCIAAPRTDVVLELFPRFQKAFPQTIVHAYYSGAPKQLGFAQLILATTHQLYRFERAFDVMIVDEADAFPYAYDATLERAVQKAKTIDAPIYFITATPSQSLINQYKNSYSFIPNRYHHKPLPVPYFCSLWGYDKNIKRGKLPRKLKAWTEERLAKNEPFLIFFPTVELLNLAIPLFQRIHANILAVHAKDPERKQKVLQLRDEKIPGLLTTTILERGITIKNVQVAVVGAESTIFTASALIQIAGRVGRHASYTNGEVVLFHHGVTLAMDEARQKILANNKEGSNNE, encoded by the coding sequence ATGAACTACAAAGGATGGCTGTTGCCTCCCGCATTACGAGACTTCCATGAGGGACGAATTTGGTTAAAGGAGCATACACCATTTGCTAAATATGATATGGAGCAGGCTATTAATAGAAAATACTTTTTTATAATAGAAGGTATTCAAAAAATACCTCGCTTAAGATGTAATCGTTGCTATAATGACAATCCACATGACTTTGTTGAGTATGAATGCTCGAAATGTCTGCAGCGATGTGTTTATTGCAGACATTGTCTGAAAATGGGCAGAGTAAGCAGTTGCACACCCTTGCTCATATGGAAAGGACCGAAGGCATGTCGAATTAAGCAGCATCCCCTTTTATGGACCGGGCAATTGACAGCACAACAACAACGAGCAGCCGATGAACTACTAGAAAGTGTAATAGCAGGAAAATCTCATTTATTGAATGCAGTATGTGGGGCTGGAAAGACAGAGTTGCTCTTTCAGTCTGTACATTATGCGTTAGAAAAAGGGTTACGAGTGTGCATTGCCGCACCGCGTACAGATGTAGTATTGGAGTTATTCCCGCGCTTTCAAAAAGCTTTTCCACAAACTATTGTCCATGCGTACTATAGTGGAGCGCCAAAGCAGCTTGGTTTTGCACAGCTAATTCTAGCAACGACTCATCAACTGTATCGTTTTGAACGAGCGTTTGATGTCATGATTGTTGATGAAGCGGATGCATTTCCTTATGCATATGATGCAACATTAGAAAGAGCAGTGCAAAAAGCTAAAACAATTGATGCACCAATATACTTTATTACAGCTACACCTTCCCAATCATTAATTAATCAATATAAAAATAGTTATTCTTTTATCCCAAATCGATACCATCACAAGCCACTGCCAGTGCCATATTTTTGTTCGCTATGGGGCTATGACAAAAACATAAAGAGAGGAAAACTTCCTCGAAAACTCAAAGCATGGACTGAAGAACGACTTGCGAAAAATGAGCCATTTCTTATATTTTTCCCGACAGTAGAACTGCTAAATCTGGCAATACCATTGTTTCAGAGGATACATGCAAATATATTAGCAGTACATGCTAAAGATCCAGAGAGGAAACAAAAAGTACTACAGTTACGCGATGAAAAAATTCCTGGATTACTAACGACAACCATTTTAGAACGAGGTATTACGATAAAAAATGTACAAGTTGCTGTTGTTGGGGCAGAGTCTACAATCTTTACAGCGAGCGCACTTATTCAAATTGCGGGACGTGTAGGAAGACATGCTTCTTATACGAATGGGGAAGTTGTTTTATTTCATCATGGAGTGACTTTGGCAATGGATGAAGCTCGACAGAAGATTTTAGCTAACAATAAAGAGGGTTCAAACAATGAATAA
- a CDS encoding TIGR03826 family flagellar region protein yields the protein MAEVRNCPKCNEFFNYTGVREVCHKCAQSEEELYQIVYRFLRKRENRAATVERIVEATGAEEDLLYKWVRKGRLQPAMFPNLGYPCDNCGHLTTTGKLCTKCQDELKAELRTFEAAKEFRDSVEQRDKVTYHAERKK from the coding sequence ATGGCTGAGGTTCGAAATTGTCCAAAGTGTAATGAGTTTTTTAATTATACAGGGGTCAGAGAAGTATGTCATAAATGTGCACAATCTGAAGAGGAATTATATCAAATTGTTTATCGTTTTTTACGCAAGCGTGAAAATCGCGCTGCGACAGTAGAACGAATTGTTGAGGCAACTGGTGCTGAAGAAGATTTATTATATAAATGGGTGCGCAAAGGTCGTTTACAGCCTGCAATGTTCCCAAACTTAGGTTATCCATGTGATAACTGCGGCCATTTAACGACAACAGGAAAATTATGTACAAAATGCCAAGATGAATTAAAGGCTGAACTTCGCACATTTGAGGCAGCGAAGGAGTTTCGTGATAGCGTGGAACAACGTGATAAAGTAACTTATCATGCTGAACGCAAAAAATAA
- the flgK gene encoding flagellar hook-associated protein FlgK, with the protein MRSTFMGLETSRSGLFTQQSALYTTGHNISNANTLGYSRQRVNMQATPGFPTAGLNTPNYPGHMGTGVETGSIQRIRDEFIDRQFRQETNKLGYWESRSNAISQMEDIMDEPSKFGLNAALEQFWKGLQDVSTAPENAASRKVAIERANHLAQSFNYMDTQLKTIQGNIGNEISVSTNRINSLLKQIASINKQVQEVEPNGHVPNDLYDARDVLIDELNSYIPVSVERVPSGGLASSVAEGSVTITFKPYGTNTEIKLVNGKDAANIEVNSGTTQIDGTNLANLFTNIKVNGTGTADSGTITYDQLEPGKGKLLSVIDSYGYESATGPKGYYPETMVNIDKLASEFANVFNAMHKQGFDFTGAQSTLDFFEPIDNTKPLSAGNIKVNDALIKDSSKLAASSGANEEGNGKWALELSNIQSKVQANLDGATFNSFYQGIIGKLGVDGEEAARLNGTSETLLVTLGNNRAAITSVSLDEEMTNMITFQQAYNANARMITVIDETLDKIINGMGRVGI; encoded by the coding sequence ATGCGCTCAACATTTATGGGCTTAGAAACAAGTAGAAGCGGTTTATTTACACAGCAATCAGCTCTATATACAACAGGTCATAATATTTCGAACGCCAATACACTTGGCTACTCACGTCAACGAGTAAACATGCAAGCTACACCAGGATTTCCAACAGCAGGTTTAAATACACCAAATTACCCTGGTCATATGGGAACAGGGGTAGAAACTGGCTCCATTCAACGCATTCGCGATGAGTTTATCGATCGACAATTCCGTCAAGAAACGAATAAATTAGGTTACTGGGAATCACGTTCGAATGCTATTTCTCAAATGGAAGATATTATGGATGAACCATCTAAATTTGGTTTAAACGCAGCATTGGAACAGTTTTGGAAAGGTCTACAAGATGTAAGTACGGCTCCAGAAAACGCGGCATCACGTAAAGTGGCAATTGAGCGTGCCAATCACTTAGCTCAATCCTTTAACTATATGGATACGCAACTAAAGACGATTCAAGGCAACATAGGTAACGAAATTAGTGTGTCGACAAATCGCATCAACTCATTACTAAAGCAAATTGCTTCCATTAATAAGCAAGTGCAAGAGGTTGAACCAAATGGTCATGTACCGAATGATTTATATGATGCACGCGATGTGTTAATCGATGAATTAAATAGTTATATCCCAGTTTCAGTTGAACGTGTTCCTTCAGGAGGGCTTGCTTCTAGTGTAGCCGAAGGTAGTGTGACGATTACATTCAAGCCATATGGCACAAATACAGAAATAAAATTAGTTAATGGTAAAGATGCTGCTAATATTGAAGTCAACAGTGGCACTACACAAATTGATGGTACAAATTTAGCGAATCTTTTTACAAACATTAAAGTAAACGGCACAGGTACAGCAGATTCAGGAACGATTACATATGACCAGTTAGAGCCTGGCAAAGGTAAATTACTATCTGTAATTGATTCATATGGTTATGAAAGTGCAACAGGTCCGAAAGGCTATTATCCTGAAACGATGGTTAACATTGACAAATTGGCTTCGGAATTTGCCAATGTCTTTAATGCAATGCATAAGCAAGGATTTGATTTCACTGGTGCTCAAAGCACACTCGATTTCTTTGAACCGATTGATAATACAAAACCATTGTCAGCAGGCAATATTAAAGTAAATGATGCACTTATAAAAGATTCATCAAAATTGGCAGCTTCTTCAGGGGCAAATGAAGAAGGGAACGGTAAATGGGCACTTGAACTGTCGAATATCCAGTCAAAGGTTCAAGCGAATTTAGATGGCGCAACATTTAACTCATTCTATCAAGGAATTATTGGGAAACTAGGTGTTGATGGAGAAGAAGCGGCACGTTTAAACGGAACTTCTGAAACATTGCTTGTGACACTTGGCAATAATCGTGCAGCAATTACTTCCGTATCGTTGGATGAAGAAATGACCAATATGATTACATTCCAACAAGCGTATAACGCCAATGCTCGAATGATTACCGTAATCGATGAAACATTAGACAAAATTATTAACGGCATGGGCCGGGTAGGAATCTAA
- a CDS encoding response regulator, translated as MTKIIIVDDHQLFREGVKRILDFEDTFDVIAEGDDGTDVVNLYAENQPDVVLMDINMPGKNGVEATADLITEFPDAKVIMLSIHDDETYVTHALKSGALGYMLKEMDADEIVEAIKVVANGGSYLHPKVTKNLVAEFRRLSEHENKGNFHQTEIRRPFHLLTKRECEVLQLLTDGQSNRTIGETLFISEKTVKNHVSSILQKMNVNDRTQAVVTAIKNGWVEVR; from the coding sequence ATGACGAAGATTATTATTGTAGACGATCACCAGCTATTCCGAGAAGGAGTGAAACGTATCTTAGATTTTGAAGATACGTTTGATGTAATTGCAGAAGGTGACGATGGCACAGATGTAGTAAATTTATATGCGGAAAATCAACCAGATGTTGTTTTAATGGATATAAATATGCCAGGTAAAAATGGTGTAGAGGCAACAGCAGATTTAATTACAGAATTTCCAGATGCTAAAGTCATCATGTTATCGATTCATGATGATGAAACATACGTAACTCATGCACTAAAATCAGGCGCGCTTGGCTATATGCTAAAAGAGATGGATGCAGACGAAATCGTGGAAGCGATTAAAGTAGTGGCAAATGGCGGTTCTTACTTACATCCTAAAGTAACTAAAAATTTAGTAGCAGAATTCCGTCGCCTGTCTGAGCATGAAAACAAAGGCAACTTCCATCAAACAGAAATTCGCCGTCCATTCCATTTATTAACAAAACGTGAATGCGAAGTTTTACAACTACTTACAGATGGACAATCTAACCGTACTATTGGTGAGACACTGTTTATTTCTGAAAAAACGGTAAAAAACCACGTTTCAAGCATTTTACAAAAAATGAACGTAAACGACCGTACACAAGCTGTTGTAACAGCTATTAAAAATGGTTGGGTTGAAGTACGATAA
- a CDS encoding DegV family protein, producing MRTAIVTDSTAYITPEERARLNIRMIPLSVNISGELFAEEVDITASEFYDKVRGAKEFPKTTQPPIGEFASLFEELANDYDEVISIHLSSGISGTYQGAVQAGEMVEGIDVYPFDSEISCAVQGFYVLRAAEMAAEGCSAQEILAALADMQQYIRAYFIVDDLAHLQRGGRLSSAAALIGGLLQVKPVLHFVDKVIVPFEKIRTRKKALKRAEELLAEDANKYDKMDAVVIHGNCQKEAEEWLAQLATTYPNVNFKLSYFGPVIGTHLGEGAMGLGWTKK from the coding sequence ATGAGGACGGCAATCGTAACAGACAGTACTGCATACATTACGCCAGAAGAACGCGCGCGCTTAAACATTCGTATGATTCCGTTAAGTGTAAACATTTCAGGTGAGTTATTCGCAGAGGAAGTAGATATTACTGCATCTGAGTTTTATGATAAAGTACGGGGTGCAAAAGAATTCCCCAAAACAACTCAACCACCGATTGGTGAGTTTGCCTCACTCTTTGAAGAGTTGGCAAATGATTATGACGAAGTAATTTCCATTCATTTATCGAGTGGTATAAGTGGTACATATCAAGGTGCGGTCCAAGCAGGAGAAATGGTGGAAGGTATTGATGTGTATCCATTTGACAGCGAGATTTCTTGCGCTGTTCAAGGATTTTATGTGCTACGCGCGGCTGAAATGGCTGCGGAAGGTTGTTCAGCACAGGAAATACTAGCAGCATTAGCGGACATGCAGCAGTATATTCGTGCTTACTTCATTGTAGATGACTTAGCGCACTTACAACGGGGAGGGCGTTTGTCTTCAGCAGCTGCATTAATCGGGGGCTTATTACAAGTAAAGCCTGTCTTACATTTTGTGGACAAGGTCATTGTACCGTTTGAAAAAATTCGTACACGTAAGAAAGCACTAAAGCGTGCAGAAGAGTTATTGGCTGAAGATGCAAACAAGTATGACAAGATGGATGCTGTAGTTATTCACGGTAATTGCCAAAAAGAAGCCGAGGAATGGTTAGCACAACTTGCTACGACTTACCCGAACGTAAACTTTAAATTAAGCTATTTCGGACCTGTTATTGGCACGCACTTAGGTGAAGGTGCAATGGGTCTTGGTTGGACAAAAAAATAA
- a CDS encoding YigZ family protein — MRENYLTVKGYGESEIIISKSRFLTYIERAETEEDAMTFIERIKKMHHNATHNCSAYIIGEHDHIQKANDDGEPSGTAGVPMLEVLKKQGLKDTVVVVTRYFGGIKLGGGGLIRAYGKATTEGLLAAQVVERKLHHLMKIAIDYTWLGKVENEVRNSGYSLEEINYLEGVEIIVSVLKEEEDQFRHWMTELTNGQATITFEHAQFIEFIVK, encoded by the coding sequence ATGAGAGAGAACTATTTAACTGTAAAAGGCTACGGAGAAAGCGAAATTATAATATCTAAATCTCGCTTTCTTACTTATATAGAACGCGCTGAAACCGAAGAGGATGCAATGACTTTTATAGAGCGCATAAAAAAAATGCATCATAATGCGACTCATAATTGCTCTGCCTATATTATCGGCGAGCATGATCATATTCAAAAAGCGAATGATGATGGGGAACCTAGTGGCACCGCTGGCGTCCCTATGTTAGAAGTCTTAAAAAAGCAAGGCTTAAAGGATACGGTCGTTGTCGTCACACGCTACTTCGGTGGCATTAAATTAGGCGGCGGCGGTCTTATTCGTGCTTACGGTAAAGCAACAACAGAAGGATTACTCGCTGCACAAGTTGTCGAACGAAAACTTCATCACCTTATGAAAATTGCAATTGACTACACATGGCTTGGAAAAGTGGAAAATGAGGTTCGCAACTCTGGATATTCTTTAGAAGAAATTAACTACTTGGAAGGTGTCGAAATCATTGTTTCGGTGTTAAAAGAGGAAGAAGATCAGTTTCGTCATTGGATGACAGAACTTACGAATGGGCAAGCAACAATCACTTTTGAGCATGCGCAATTTATCGAATTTATTGTGAAATAA
- a CDS encoding ComF family protein: MNKIDKFCLLCAQPLHFVPSWQTLLLRCFPPCICEKCKGQFVRSTSATALYQYNDAMKVYLHQYKFLQDVALAKVFRQELYARFKQEKAIIIPIPMHSMKQKERTFSHTEELLKAANTSFTQLLEKVTVETQSSKNREQRIQSAPLFRLIPEAQVMHKDYLLFDDIKTTGTTLRHAKQVLLEAGARNVRTFTLING, encoded by the coding sequence ATGAATAAAATAGATAAGTTTTGTTTATTATGTGCACAGCCATTGCATTTTGTGCCTTCTTGGCAAACGCTTTTATTAAGATGCTTTCCACCATGTATTTGTGAAAAGTGTAAAGGGCAATTTGTACGTTCCACTTCAGCAACGGCACTTTATCAATATAATGATGCAATGAAAGTATATTTACATCAATATAAATTTCTACAAGATGTTGCACTTGCTAAAGTATTTCGCCAGGAGTTATATGCACGATTCAAACAGGAAAAGGCGATAATTATACCGATTCCTATGCATTCTATGAAGCAAAAGGAGCGTACCTTCTCCCATACGGAGGAGCTCTTAAAAGCAGCTAATACCTCATTTACTCAACTTCTAGAAAAAGTAACAGTAGAAACACAAAGTTCAAAAAATAGAGAGCAGCGTATACAATCAGCTCCGCTTTTTCGTCTAATACCAGAAGCCCAAGTTATGCATAAAGATTACCTTCTTTTTGACGATATTAAAACTACAGGGACAACACTACGGCATGCCAAACAAGTTTTACTAGAAGCGGGGGCCCGAAATGTTCGAACCTTCACTTTAATTAATGGATGA
- a CDS encoding sensor histidine kinase, with protein MFSNDTFDLKSLDDVFNRMLETIMSSKDDIFIISEQSRRSFEDMQQELEIVRKQISIVIDEGDALEKSTQLAKQRLVLVSKAFDNYTEEQVRDAYETAHDFQLKLSVIKTQEKQLRDKRDDLERRLRGLLDTIERADHIVNQVNVILNYLTSDLKNVGLALEQAKMKQDFGIRIIAAQEEERKRLSREIHDGPAQMMANVLMRTDLIERTYREKGIEYAIAEIADLKKTVRNALSEVRRIIYDLRPMALDDLGIVPTLKKYLSTVTEYNPGVEIHFQSRSTEQRIPSNYEVSIFRLVQECVTNAMKHGKCKDIWVKLEWLNDAVNVVVKDDGVGFDQKVVKDHSFGILGMRERIEILNGTISIESEINRGTTVLFKIPLEVK; from the coding sequence ATGTTTTCAAATGATACCTTCGATTTAAAGTCGCTTGATGACGTATTCAATCGAATGTTAGAAACAATTATGAGCTCTAAAGATGATATTTTCATTATAAGTGAACAAAGCCGAAGAAGCTTTGAAGATATGCAACAAGAGCTAGAAATTGTTCGAAAACAAATTTCAATTGTCATCGATGAAGGCGATGCTTTAGAAAAAAGCACGCAGCTTGCTAAGCAAAGACTTGTGTTAGTGAGTAAAGCTTTTGATAATTATACCGAAGAACAAGTTAGAGATGCATATGAAACGGCACATGATTTTCAATTGAAGCTCTCCGTCATTAAAACACAAGAAAAGCAACTTCGCGACAAAAGAGATGATTTAGAGCGACGTTTAAGAGGCTTACTCGATACAATTGAACGTGCTGATCATATTGTCAATCAAGTAAATGTTATTTTAAATTATTTAACGTCTGATTTAAAAAATGTTGGGTTAGCGCTTGAACAAGCGAAAATGAAGCAAGATTTTGGTATTCGAATCATCGCTGCACAAGAAGAAGAGCGAAAACGTTTATCAAGAGAAATTCATGATGGACCTGCTCAAATGATGGCCAATGTCTTAATGCGTACGGACTTAATAGAAAGAACGTATCGAGAGAAGGGCATTGAATACGCTATAGCTGAAATTGCTGATTTGAAGAAAACTGTGCGTAATGCACTGTCAGAGGTGCGACGCATCATTTATGATTTACGACCTATGGCGCTGGATGATTTGGGCATTGTGCCGACATTAAAGAAATATTTGTCGACTGTGACCGAATATAATCCAGGAGTAGAAATTCATTTTCAGTCAAGAAGCACAGAACAACGTATTCCTTCGAATTATGAAGTATCCATTTTTCGCTTAGTGCAAGAATGTGTAACAAACGCCATGAAGCATGGGAAATGTAAGGATATTTGGGTGAAACTTGAATGGTTGAACGATGCGGTAAATGTTGTCGTGAAAGATGATGGCGTAGGGTTCGATCAAAAAGTTGTGAAAGATCATTCCTTTGGTATTTTAGGAATGCGAGAACGAATTGAAATATTAAATGGTACAATCTCAATTGAAAGTGAGATAAATCGAGGCACTACGGTATTATTTAAAATTCCGTTAGAAGTAAAGTAA
- a CDS encoding flagellar protein FlgN, producing the protein MSVETICSTLTKLERMHKSLLELAYKKTEIIKTGDMKALDQMLKDEQAHVAAIDKLEQQRQIQVTQYLGAKGVASTDKMTVADVIEAAEQDDEKDTLSAVRDRLMSIINDLRKQNELNQKLVFQSLQFVNLTLDALRPRPEQMNYSGREVRGTNTMAKKSYFDSQA; encoded by the coding sequence ATGTCTGTAGAGACGATTTGTTCTACATTAACAAAGCTAGAAAGAATGCATAAAAGCTTGCTCGAACTAGCCTATAAAAAAACAGAAATCATAAAAACTGGCGATATGAAAGCACTTGACCAAATGCTCAAGGATGAGCAGGCGCATGTAGCGGCTATCGATAAGCTCGAGCAACAGCGTCAGATACAGGTAACACAATACCTGGGAGCAAAAGGAGTTGCGTCCACTGACAAAATGACTGTCGCTGATGTCATCGAAGCTGCTGAACAAGATGATGAAAAAGACACACTATCAGCTGTTCGCGATCGACTCATGTCAATTATTAATGATTTACGCAAACAAAATGAACTCAATCAAAAATTAGTATTTCAATCATTGCAATTCGTCAATCTGACATTAGATGCGTTACGTCCGCGTCCTGAGCAAATGAATTATTCGGGGCGTGAAGTGCGCGGTACGAATACAATGGCAAAAAAATCGTACTTCGATTCTCAAGCATAA
- the fliW gene encoding flagellar assembly protein FliW: MKIATKFLGEVEIANQDILTFEHGLLGLEEEREFVLLPIDADLPLALLQSVVHKEIGFVVAYPFAFKPDYSFEISDEDRAQLQIEKEEDVLPYAIVTMKDTFKDSTINLLAPVILNIEKKCGKQIVLQDNKIYPLRFPMQPLEGSAK; the protein is encoded by the coding sequence ATGAAAATTGCTACAAAATTTTTAGGTGAAGTGGAAATTGCTAATCAAGATATTTTGACGTTTGAACATGGCTTATTAGGCTTAGAGGAAGAAAGAGAATTCGTTTTGTTGCCAATCGATGCAGACCTTCCCCTCGCATTACTACAATCTGTTGTGCATAAAGAAATCGGTTTTGTTGTAGCCTATCCTTTTGCATTTAAACCAGATTATAGCTTTGAAATTAGCGATGAGGATCGTGCGCAATTACAAATTGAAAAAGAAGAAGATGTTCTTCCATATGCCATTGTCACAATGAAGGACACATTTAAAGATTCTACTATTAACTTGCTAGCACCCGTTATTTTAAATATAGAAAAGAAATGTGGGAAACAAATCGTTCTTCAAGACAACAAAATCTATCCATTACGCTTTCCGATGCAGCCATTGGAAGGAAGTGCGAAATAA
- a CDS encoding nuclear transport factor 2 family protein, translated as MMLKKSILAVLTLLVLTACGNKDEDLTAKEREKVIEDGTVGFEMMGEEVKKASNVPADEEKAILAAFDEYIAAFNDEEIDRYMDTISKDPKGFNYDEEKVFADEVFAQFDTKRDVTNVTIAKYNEDEAQVFANMTTHSLQVQTNVEHESAGRQVTVFVKEDGKWKVTSVFYIGDDTKSSTGNQ; from the coding sequence ATGATGTTAAAGAAAAGTATTCTAGCAGTTTTAACCTTATTAGTGTTAACTGCCTGTGGCAATAAAGATGAAGATTTAACGGCAAAAGAGCGTGAAAAGGTAATTGAAGACGGTACGGTAGGCTTTGAAATGATGGGCGAAGAGGTTAAAAAAGCTTCAAATGTGCCGGCTGATGAGGAAAAAGCAATCTTAGCGGCGTTTGATGAATATATTGCCGCATTCAATGATGAAGAAATTGATCGTTATATGGACACGATATCTAAGGATCCAAAAGGCTTTAATTATGATGAAGAGAAAGTATTCGCAGATGAAGTATTTGCTCAATTTGATACGAAACGTGATGTAACAAATGTGACCATTGCGAAGTATAATGAGGATGAAGCGCAAGTATTTGCCAATATGACAACGCACTCACTTCAAGTTCAAACTAACGTCGAACATGAAAGCGCTGGACGCCAAGTAACGGTATTTGTCAAAGAAGATGGAAAGTGGAAGGTAACGAGCGTCTTTTATATTGGAGATGATACTAAATCTAGCACGGGCAATCAATAA
- a CDS encoding DUF6470 family protein yields the protein MKLPQIQIRTTDAQIDLNIARPQQYIKQPRATQQIEQPAATLEIHTTRSVLKIDSSQARRDLGLIGPLESSANYAQKGKQEALKGMARRAREGRQMMENAGKDQGRATIQNIAKQNHGPHRVQFNIKFVPSVGSVKIDYTPGTTDVNIQRREPIIDAQVNKPIHEYTPGKVTGTMIQRPDVDIDVII from the coding sequence ATGAAACTCCCACAAATCCAAATACGTACAACCGACGCACAAATTGATCTTAATATTGCTAGACCACAGCAATATATTAAACAGCCAAGAGCTACACAGCAAATTGAACAGCCTGCCGCAACACTTGAGATTCATACAACACGCAGTGTATTGAAAATTGATTCATCTCAAGCGAGACGAGATTTAGGGTTAATTGGACCATTAGAATCAAGTGCCAATTATGCTCAAAAGGGCAAACAAGAAGCATTGAAGGGGATGGCACGCAGAGCTAGGGAAGGGCGACAAATGATGGAGAATGCTGGCAAAGATCAAGGGAGAGCAACCATCCAAAATATCGCTAAACAAAATCACGGACCACACCGGGTGCAATTTAATATAAAATTTGTACCTTCTGTCGGCTCTGTTAAAATTGACTACACGCCTGGTACAACTGACGTCAATATTCAACGTAGAGAACCAATTATTGACGCGCAAGTGAACAAACCAATCCATGAATACACACCAGGGAAAGTAACTGGTACAATGATACAAAGACCAGATGTTGACATTGATGTCATCATTTAA